From a region of the Streptomyces sp. B21-083 genome:
- a CDS encoding antibiotic biosynthesis monooxygenase produces the protein MTRRTETPPDLTDPRVGAPFFSHWRVHTPLRQRQTVEAIADTWQRRPWPAAGLIGYHVYTGHDGEALMHYSQWATEQAYEAFVKTRRQERNDEIDLLVPDIERLGLDRYRRYRSSVRDGDTRVPGCVVVVDVEFVGPDPDRQRAWADAALEALENEPDAHPGGISAHFHLSTDGSRVLNYAEWESAQAHVDALATWPGLKSATVSRYDHALGLVP, from the coding sequence ATGACACGTCGTACCGAAACCCCTCCGGACCTCACCGACCCTCGCGTCGGTGCCCCGTTCTTCAGCCACTGGCGTGTGCACACTCCCCTGCGCCAGCGGCAGACCGTGGAGGCCATCGCCGACACCTGGCAGCGACGGCCCTGGCCGGCAGCCGGCCTGATCGGTTATCACGTCTACACGGGGCACGACGGCGAAGCCCTGATGCACTACTCGCAGTGGGCGACCGAGCAGGCCTACGAGGCCTTCGTGAAGACCCGCCGGCAGGAGCGCAACGACGAGATCGACCTGCTCGTGCCCGACATCGAGCGGCTGGGGCTCGACCGGTACCGGCGCTACCGGAGCAGCGTCCGGGACGGTGACACGAGGGTGCCCGGGTGTGTCGTGGTCGTCGACGTCGAGTTCGTGGGACCCGACCCGGACCGGCAGCGCGCCTGGGCCGATGCCGCCCTGGAGGCGCTGGAGAACGAGCCGGACGCGCACCCCGGTGGCATCTCCGCCCACTTCCACCTGAGCACCGACGGCAGCAGGGTCCTCAACTACGCCGAGTGGGAGAGCGCCCAGGCGCACGTCGACGCACTCGCCACCTGGCCGGGCCTGAAGAGCGCCACCGTCAGCCGCTACGACCACGCCCTCGGCCTGGTCCCGTGA
- a CDS encoding PucR family transcriptional regulator, translating into MTETAGSSLSRVEAFSSTPEEGRVADFRAKVRAAGREWTGNEPDELAELLTKAAAGDPMLAAIVRAGGRLLQDFLDGYQQKTTTDASRDLAGDLADGRPLPADVFGGLAPRYLIAAVRLAEPGREVDALCSVSGQDTLLTHRDGNVVLFIPAGGPGSAERSVTRLTQCLGGRSWLATAERDRAHLVDGVNEAACVLRLVVAGLRPSGAYTMSDVLVEYAVTLNEKVRTDLAAMIRPLRAHKVLWETLTAFVDSDYSRNKAARSMFIHRSTLDYRLRRIEDVTGCDPTCGRGAQMLTVAMIAEALQG; encoded by the coding sequence ATGACGGAAACGGCAGGCAGCTCGTTATCTCGGGTCGAGGCGTTCAGCTCGACGCCGGAGGAGGGCAGGGTCGCTGACTTCCGGGCGAAGGTGCGGGCCGCAGGGCGGGAGTGGACCGGTAACGAGCCGGACGAGCTGGCCGAGCTGCTGACCAAGGCGGCGGCAGGTGATCCGATGCTGGCCGCCATCGTGCGCGCCGGGGGGCGCCTGTTGCAGGACTTCCTCGACGGATACCAGCAGAAGACCACTACGGATGCTTCGCGTGACCTGGCCGGCGACCTCGCCGACGGTCGTCCGCTGCCCGCGGACGTGTTCGGGGGACTTGCTCCTCGATACCTGATCGCCGCGGTGAGGCTTGCGGAGCCCGGCCGTGAGGTGGACGCGCTGTGCTCGGTGTCGGGGCAGGACACACTGCTGACGCACCGGGACGGCAACGTCGTTCTCTTCATCCCGGCCGGCGGTCCGGGCAGCGCCGAACGCTCGGTGACGCGGCTGACCCAGTGTCTCGGCGGCAGGAGCTGGCTCGCGACGGCCGAACGGGACAGAGCCCATCTCGTCGATGGGGTCAACGAAGCGGCCTGTGTGCTGAGGCTGGTGGTGGCGGGACTGCGCCCGAGCGGCGCGTACACGATGTCGGACGTGTTGGTCGAGTACGCGGTCACGCTGAACGAGAAGGTGCGGACCGACCTGGCGGCGATGATCAGGCCGCTCAGGGCGCACAAGGTCCTCTGGGAGACGTTGACCGCCTTCGTCGACTCCGACTACAGCAGGAACAAGGCGGCCCGCAGCATGTTCATCCACCGCAGCACGCTGGACTACCGCCTGAGGCGGATCGAGGACGTCACCGGCTGCGACCCGACCTGCGGCAGGGGCGCGCAGATGCTCACGGTGGCGATGATCGCCGAGGCTCTGCAGGGGTGA
- a CDS encoding helix-turn-helix transcriptional regulator → MDNAQNGLKNCSNHSDCARNQSCGPVPSSPVRLVTRNPAAREASEPVDGWGLSSIQARILEGVAAGLSSGRLSREMYLSSKTIDYHVRVMSDKLQASNRVALVSRAYVLKILITESWPPRVACDAVN, encoded by the coding sequence ATGGACAATGCTCAGAACGGTTTGAAGAACTGCTCGAACCACTCGGACTGCGCCAGAAATCAGAGTTGCGGTCCAGTGCCTTCCAGCCCGGTCCGGCTGGTGACAAGAAACCCTGCGGCTCGCGAAGCGTCCGAGCCGGTCGACGGCTGGGGTCTCAGCTCGATTCAGGCCAGGATCCTGGAGGGTGTTGCGGCCGGATTGTCCAGCGGGCGACTGTCGAGAGAGATGTACCTCAGCTCGAAGACCATTGACTATCACGTCCGCGTCATGTCCGACAAACTGCAGGCGTCGAATCGTGTCGCGTTGGTTTCGAGGGCGTACGTCCTCAAGATTCTGATAACAGAATCGTGGCCCCCGCGCGTCGCGTGTGACGCCGTGAATTAA